A portion of the Achromobacter sp. MFA1 R4 genome contains these proteins:
- a CDS encoding helix-turn-helix domain-containing protein — MVKRTSLEGAACPVARSLDAIGDWWSLLIVRDAFDGLRRFGEFQKNLGMAKNILSDRLRTLVAHGILQVAPASDGSAYQEYVLTSKGEALFPVIVGLRQWGEDHYYGPDEAHSALIDRQRGQPVRRLEIRAQDGRVLAPGDTVVRKVAPSAPDPRGDAAR; from the coding sequence ATGGTCAAACGCACCAGCCTTGAAGGCGCCGCCTGCCCCGTGGCGCGCTCGCTCGACGCCATCGGCGACTGGTGGTCGCTGCTCATCGTGCGCGACGCGTTCGACGGGTTGCGCCGCTTCGGCGAATTCCAGAAGAACCTGGGCATGGCCAAGAACATCCTCAGCGACCGCCTGCGCACGCTGGTCGCGCACGGCATCCTGCAGGTCGCGCCCGCCTCGGACGGAAGCGCCTACCAGGAGTACGTGCTCACCAGTAAGGGCGAGGCGCTGTTTCCGGTGATCGTGGGGCTGCGCCAATGGGGTGAAGACCATTACTACGGCCCTGACGAAGCGCATTCGGCGCTCATCGACCGCCAGCGCGGCCAGCCGGTGCGGCGCCTGGAGATCCGCGCGCAGGACGGCCGCGTGCTGGCGCCGGGCGACACGGTCGTGCGCAAGGTGGCGCCGTCCGCACCGGATCCGCGGGGCGACGCCGCACGCTGA
- a CDS encoding transketolase: protein MEQSTALNELATAAWRIRRYAVRMGEVQGQGYIGQALGWADVLAVAYRHAMNLQPADPQWEGRDRFLLSHGHYAIAHYAALIEAGVIPESELDTYGSDDSRLPMSGMAAYTPGMEISGGSLGQGLSIGVGIALGLKHKRNPAFVYNSMSDGELDEGSTWEAAMGAAHHELDNLICLVDINNQQADGPSGKVLGFEPLADKWAAFGWHVQRVDGNDMAAVIQAFDAARTLPDRKPRVILFDTRMGKGIPFLEQREKNHFIRVDPPEWQQALDILDQNRPTPTTEGAWS from the coding sequence ATGGAGCAGTCCACCGCTTTGAATGAACTGGCGACGGCCGCGTGGCGCATCCGCCGCTACGCGGTCCGCATGGGAGAAGTCCAAGGCCAGGGGTACATCGGGCAGGCGCTCGGATGGGCCGACGTCCTGGCCGTGGCCTATCGGCACGCCATGAACCTGCAGCCCGCAGATCCGCAATGGGAAGGCCGCGACCGCTTTCTGCTGTCCCACGGCCACTACGCGATCGCCCACTACGCCGCGCTGATCGAGGCCGGCGTCATCCCGGAAAGCGAGCTCGACACCTACGGCAGCGACGACAGCCGCCTGCCCATGTCGGGCATGGCGGCCTACACGCCGGGCATGGAGATCTCGGGCGGCTCGCTGGGCCAGGGCCTGTCCATCGGGGTCGGCATCGCGCTGGGGCTCAAGCACAAGCGCAATCCGGCCTTCGTCTACAACTCCATGTCGGACGGCGAACTGGACGAAGGATCCACCTGGGAAGCCGCGATGGGCGCCGCGCACCATGAACTGGACAACCTCATCTGCCTGGTCGACATCAACAACCAGCAGGCGGACGGCCCTTCCGGCAAGGTGCTGGGATTCGAGCCGCTGGCCGACAAATGGGCGGCCTTCGGCTGGCACGTGCAGCGCGTGGACGGCAATGACATGGCCGCCGTGATCCAGGCATTCGATGCCGCGCGCACGCTGCCGGACCGCAAGCCGCGCGTCATCCTCTTCGATACGCGGATGGGCAAGGGCATCCCCTTTCTCGAACAGCGCGAGAAAAACCACTTCATCCGCGTCGACCCGCCCGAATGGCAGCAGGCGCTGGACATCCTGGACCAGAACCGCCCCACCCCCACGACCGAAGGAGCCTGGTCATGA
- a CDS encoding pyridoxamine 5'-phosphate oxidase family protein, with product MNASETPAPSPWHAGERQLQNHTGVAARMDLVGRKVIRDYMPDQHREFFAQLPFLVAGAVDAQGDPWAGILEGEPGFAASPDPHTLRIAAMPDTDDPLRAGLGPGKAVGLLGIELHTRRRNRMNGRIQAWDGKRFDVAVAQSFGNCPQYIQSRDFYFSRSPSLRFAAALPGQAGLDAAARALIAAADTFFVASYVDREDGDGGRSVDVSHRGGKPGFVRVDGDVLTIPDFSGNRFFNTLGNLVANPVAGLLFIDFERGDVLQLTGRAEVVLDGPEIAQFQGAERLWRVHVRRVVRRPGALALRWRFESWSPTALATGRWPAAA from the coding sequence ATGAATGCTTCCGAGACCCCCGCGCCCTCGCCGTGGCACGCCGGGGAACGCCAATTGCAGAACCACACGGGCGTGGCCGCGCGCATGGACCTCGTCGGACGCAAGGTCATCCGCGACTACATGCCCGACCAGCACCGCGAGTTCTTCGCGCAGCTTCCATTCCTGGTGGCGGGCGCCGTCGATGCGCAGGGCGATCCCTGGGCCGGCATCCTGGAAGGGGAGCCCGGTTTTGCCGCGTCGCCCGACCCGCACACGCTGCGCATCGCCGCGATGCCCGACACGGACGATCCGCTGCGCGCCGGGCTGGGGCCGGGCAAGGCGGTGGGGCTCCTGGGCATCGAGCTGCATACGCGCCGGCGCAACCGCATGAACGGCCGCATCCAGGCCTGGGATGGCAAGCGTTTCGACGTGGCGGTGGCGCAATCCTTCGGCAATTGCCCGCAGTACATCCAGTCGCGCGACTTCTATTTCTCGCGCTCGCCGTCGCTGCGCTTTGCCGCGGCGCTGCCCGGGCAGGCCGGACTGGACGCGGCGGCGCGCGCGCTGATCGCGGCGGCCGACACCTTTTTCGTCGCCAGCTACGTCGACCGCGAGGACGGCGACGGCGGCCGGAGCGTGGATGTCTCGCATCGCGGCGGCAAGCCCGGCTTCGTGCGGGTGGACGGCGACGTGCTGACGATTCCGGATTTTTCGGGCAACCGCTTTTTCAACACCTTGGGCAACCTCGTGGCCAATCCCGTGGCCGGACTGCTCTTCATCGACTTCGAGCGCGGCGACGTGCTGCAACTGACCGGGCGGGCGGAAGTGGTCCTGGACGGCCCCGAGATCGCGCAATTCCAGGGCGCCGAACGCCTGTGGCGCGTCCATGTGCGCCGGGTGGTGCGGCGGCCGGGGGCGCTGGCCTTGCGCTGGCGCTTCGAGTCGTGGTCGCCGACGGCGCTCGCGACCGGCCGCTGGCCCGCGGCGGCCTAG
- a CDS encoding LysR substrate-binding domain-containing protein — translation MFATLPVTALRTFEAAARLRSFKLAANELSVTPTAVSHQVKALERHVGCALFDRVPRGVRLTDKGARLFAGVHGALLDVAQAVDALRPAPASGALTVSTTHSFAALWLVPRLGRFHQAHPQYQLRLDATPDPVDLLQDASVDVAIRYSGERYPALHAACALPEWFGVYGAPARIARAGRRAPALVTVRWRDSPLYEQGWQAWCDAAGLPAWRRPAAEHAYTEEHYALQAAIAGQGLVLTSSVMVSDSVAAGTLVPFRPEIRVAGSAYTALCAPGRERHPPVKAFLAWLRKEFRGQALRGGQDKAHARG, via the coding sequence ATGTTTGCCACGCTTCCCGTCACCGCGCTACGCACCTTCGAGGCTGCCGCGCGCCTGCGCAGTTTCAAGCTGGCCGCGAACGAGCTGTCGGTCACGCCCACCGCCGTCTCCCATCAGGTCAAGGCGCTGGAGCGCCACGTGGGGTGCGCGCTGTTCGACCGCGTGCCGCGCGGCGTGCGCCTCACCGACAAGGGCGCGCGCCTGTTTGCGGGCGTGCATGGCGCCCTGCTCGATGTCGCCCAGGCGGTGGACGCATTGCGCCCCGCGCCGGCGTCGGGCGCGCTGACCGTCTCCACCACGCACTCCTTCGCCGCGCTCTGGCTGGTGCCCCGGCTGGGGCGTTTCCATCAGGCGCATCCCCAATACCAACTGCGCCTGGACGCGACGCCCGACCCCGTCGACCTGCTCCAGGACGCCAGCGTGGACGTGGCCATCCGCTACAGCGGCGAGCGCTATCCCGCGCTGCACGCGGCTTGCGCGCTGCCGGAGTGGTTCGGCGTGTACGGCGCGCCGGCCCGCATCGCGCGGGCAGGACGGCGAGCACCCGCGCTGGTGACGGTGCGCTGGCGCGATTCGCCACTCTATGAGCAGGGGTGGCAGGCGTGGTGCGACGCGGCGGGCCTGCCGGCATGGCGCCGCCCGGCCGCCGAGCATGCCTACACCGAGGAACACTACGCCTTGCAGGCCGCCATCGCCGGGCAGGGACTGGTGCTGACCAGTTCGGTGATGGTGTCCGACAGCGTGGCGGCCGGCACCCTGGTGCCGTTCCGGCCGGAGATCCGCGTCGCGGGCTCGGCCTACACCGCGCTGTGCGCCCCGGGGCGCGAGCGTCACCCGCCTGTCAAGGCGTTTCTGGCGTGGCTGCGCAAGGAGTTCCGCGGCCAGGCGCTGCGCGGCGGGCAGGACAAGGCGCACGCTCGCGGGTAA
- a CDS encoding TRAP transporter large permease, whose amino-acid sequence MSAVILIVFMGAAVAAMPIAHALLVAAMAAVASTDRVPLDVVVQQMVAQVQSFPLIAIPFFMLTGSLMMGGKLGEALVGVLSAMIGRYHGGPAQVGVLSSTLFGGVSGSAVADASAIGSLMIPWHKRLGYPAAFSAATLSAAATIDILIPPSIPLILFALTANASIASLFVAGVLPGLLLCGGFMAACWWVGRRRNFPRDTAPFDGAAFRRHLFFAMPAVILPLLIIVFLRFGIATPTEVAVLSTLYAGLVSAVIYRDLSWQRLNAAVVHAGLATGVVLLVIMASSAIGWLLTFDQTPQGIAHWVQENVHAKWLVILLMNLMMLFLGMFIDLPAAVLLLAPVFVPLAQSIGMDMTQLGVMMVVNLAIGLYTPPVGTTLFITSALAKVKVGQTVRELVPFYLVAFAVLGLVSYVPASILQ is encoded by the coding sequence ATGAGTGCAGTGATACTTATCGTCTTCATGGGCGCCGCGGTCGCGGCCATGCCCATTGCCCACGCGCTGCTCGTCGCCGCCATGGCGGCAGTGGCCAGCACGGACCGCGTGCCGCTGGATGTGGTGGTCCAGCAGATGGTCGCGCAGGTGCAGAGCTTTCCCCTGATCGCCATTCCGTTCTTCATGCTGACCGGCTCGCTCATGATGGGCGGCAAGCTTGGCGAGGCGCTGGTGGGCGTGCTGTCGGCGATGATCGGCCGTTATCACGGCGGACCCGCGCAGGTCGGCGTGCTGTCGTCCACGCTGTTCGGCGGGGTGTCGGGCTCGGCGGTGGCCGACGCCTCGGCCATCGGTTCGCTGATGATCCCGTGGCACAAGCGGCTGGGCTACCCGGCCGCGTTTTCGGCGGCCACGTTGTCCGCCGCCGCCACGATCGACATCCTGATTCCGCCGTCGATTCCCTTGATCCTGTTTGCCCTGACGGCCAACGCCTCCATCGCGTCGCTCTTCGTCGCGGGCGTACTGCCGGGCCTGCTGCTGTGCGGCGGATTCATGGCGGCTTGCTGGTGGGTGGGGCGGCGGCGCAACTTCCCGCGCGACACGGCGCCCTTCGATGGCGCGGCGTTTCGGCGCCATCTGTTCTTCGCGATGCCTGCCGTGATCCTGCCGCTGCTGATCATCGTCTTCCTGCGCTTTGGCATCGCCACGCCGACCGAGGTCGCGGTCCTGTCCACGCTGTATGCCGGCCTGGTTTCCGCGGTGATCTATCGCGACCTGAGCTGGCAGCGGCTCAACGCCGCCGTCGTCCATGCCGGGCTGGCGACCGGCGTGGTGCTGCTGGTGATCATGGCGTCGTCGGCCATCGGCTGGCTGCTGACCTTCGACCAGACGCCGCAGGGAATTGCGCATTGGGTGCAGGAGAACGTGCATGCCAAATGGCTCGTCATCCTGTTGATGAACCTGATGATGCTGTTCCTCGGCATGTTCATCGACCTGCCCGCCGCCGTGCTGCTGCTGGCGCCGGTCTTCGTCCCGCTGGCCCAAAGCATCGGCATGGACATGACCCAGCTCGGCGTGATGATGGTCGTGAACCTGGCGATCGGCCTGTACACGCCACCGGTGGGCACGACGCTATTCATCACCAGCGCGCTGGCCAAGGTGAAGGTGGGCCAGACCGTGCGCGAACTGGTGCCCTTCTATCTGGTCGCGTTTGCCGTGCTGGGGCTGGTTTCCTACGTGCCGGCCAGCATCCTGCAATGA
- a CDS encoding glutathione S-transferase family protein, which produces MPSTPLKFYRYPLSGHAHRVELMLSLLDVPHEAVDVDLRQREQKRPEFLALNAFGQVPVIDDNGVVVADSTAILVYLAKRYGGQAWLPQDPVGAAAVQRWLSVASGPLAAGPASARLVTLFGAPLDADATLARAHALLAVMEGELRRRDFLAGDVPTIADVACYAYVAHAPEGNVSLADYPHIRAWLDRIEHLPRFVPMASSAVGLLAA; this is translated from the coding sequence ATGCCGTCCACCCCCCTGAAGTTCTACCGTTACCCCTTGTCCGGCCACGCGCATCGCGTCGAGCTGATGCTGTCCCTGCTCGACGTGCCGCATGAGGCCGTCGACGTGGACCTGCGCCAGCGCGAGCAGAAGCGGCCCGAGTTCCTGGCGCTCAATGCCTTCGGGCAGGTCCCGGTGATCGATGACAACGGCGTCGTGGTCGCCGATTCGACCGCCATCCTGGTGTACCTGGCCAAGCGCTATGGCGGGCAGGCGTGGTTGCCGCAGGATCCTGTGGGGGCGGCCGCGGTCCAGCGCTGGCTGTCGGTGGCGTCCGGGCCGCTGGCCGCCGGCCCTGCGTCGGCGCGCCTGGTGACGCTGTTCGGCGCGCCGCTCGACGCGGACGCCACGCTGGCGCGCGCGCATGCGCTGCTTGCCGTCATGGAAGGCGAACTGCGCCGACGCGATTTCCTGGCGGGCGATGTCCCGACGATTGCCGACGTGGCCTGCTATGCCTACGTGGCGCATGCGCCGGAGGGCAACGTGTCGCTGGCGGACTATCCCCATATCCGCGCGTGGCTCGACCGGATCGAGCATCTGCCGCGCTTCGTGCCCATGGCGTCGTCCGCCGTGGGCCTGCTCGCGGCCTGA
- a CDS encoding AraC family transcriptional regulator, with protein MAVSQHIWHCGAGLPGDVLIADLRAYRYAPHFHDAWAIGAVEQGCCEFTVQGAPYTARAGELVVIAPGQVHTGGTAAGSLVYRMAYLDPAWFQDHEQALDAHGVRRAGPVIADASLCATWLNALTADEIPAAQRRARMSAAVFGLLAAHGRTPDGGNESGRVASGDPAGVADMADLTDLTDVCALLRERMAADPACAPDLEALAQAQDRHRTTLVKQFARRYGLPPQAWLRNWRVARARALLRGGLPLADAAQAVGFADQAHLTRVFKQVYGSPPGVLLKAGAASQTL; from the coding sequence ATGGCGGTTTCTCAACACATCTGGCATTGCGGCGCGGGCCTGCCCGGCGACGTGCTGATCGCAGACCTGCGCGCCTATCGCTACGCGCCGCATTTCCATGACGCCTGGGCCATCGGCGCGGTCGAGCAGGGCTGCTGCGAATTCACGGTGCAAGGCGCGCCCTACACCGCGCGGGCAGGCGAACTCGTGGTGATCGCCCCGGGACAGGTGCACACCGGCGGCACGGCTGCCGGGTCGCTGGTGTACCGCATGGCCTATCTCGACCCCGCCTGGTTCCAGGACCACGAGCAGGCGCTGGATGCGCATGGCGTGCGGCGGGCCGGGCCGGTGATCGCCGATGCCTCGCTGTGCGCGACCTGGCTGAATGCGCTGACGGCCGACGAGATTCCCGCCGCGCAGCGCCGCGCGCGCATGTCGGCGGCCGTGTTCGGCCTGCTGGCCGCGCATGGCAGGACGCCGGACGGCGGCAACGAGAGTGGCCGTGTAGCGTCGGGCGACCCTGCCGGCGTGGCCGACATGGCCGACCTGACCGACCTGACCGACGTATGCGCCTTGCTGCGCGAACGCATGGCCGCCGATCCGGCCTGCGCGCCGGACCTGGAGGCGCTGGCGCAGGCGCAGGACCGGCACCGCACCACGCTGGTCAAGCAGTTCGCGCGGCGCTATGGCCTGCCGCCGCAGGCGTGGCTGCGCAACTGGCGGGTGGCGCGCGCCCGCGCGCTGCTGCGCGGCGGCCTGCCGCTGGCCGACGCCGCGCAGGCGGTGGGCTTTGCGGACCAGGCGCATCTGACCCGTGTGTTCAAGCAGGTCTATGGCAGCCCGCCCGGCGTGCTGCTCAAGGCGGGCGCGGCCTCCCAGACGTTGTGA
- a CDS encoding flavodoxin family protein, whose protein sequence is MNSNQQSNRLLILVGSPRRDGNSAALGKAALRGAEAAGTAATLLFIDDYIHGFLPDLRHARAPADRYAELFLEHFLPADGMLLCTPVYWYGMSAQAKAFFDRSFSHYAGAGPEPQRVMARMTGKRLGLAVASEETYPGAALGIVHQVQEYARYTHSDFVGYVHGAGNKRGEIARDPRQPLAAAQTLGAEFFTRKYSDYRIETPRRHNVWEAAPALSSTPGGLP, encoded by the coding sequence ATGAATTCAAATCAGCAATCCAACCGGCTGCTCATCCTGGTGGGCAGTCCGCGCCGCGATGGCAACAGCGCCGCGCTGGGCAAGGCCGCCCTGCGCGGGGCCGAGGCCGCCGGCACCGCCGCCACCCTGCTCTTTATCGATGACTACATCCACGGTTTCCTTCCGGACCTGCGGCACGCCCGCGCGCCGGCGGACCGGTACGCCGAACTCTTCCTGGAACACTTTCTGCCCGCCGACGGCATGCTGCTCTGCACGCCCGTCTATTGGTATGGGATGTCGGCGCAGGCCAAGGCGTTCTTCGACCGGTCGTTCAGCCATTACGCCGGGGCGGGACCCGAGCCGCAGCGCGTCATGGCGCGCATGACCGGCAAGCGGCTGGGCCTGGCGGTCGCCTCGGAAGAGACCTATCCCGGCGCGGCGCTGGGCATCGTGCACCAGGTCCAGGAATATGCGCGCTACACCCATTCCGACTTTGTCGGCTACGTGCACGGCGCGGGCAACAAGCGCGGCGAGATCGCGCGGGATCCGCGCCAGCCCCTGGCGGCCGCGCAGACCTTGGGCGCCGAGTTCTTCACCCGCAAATACTCCGACTACCGGATCGAGACGCCCCGCCGTCACAACGTCTGGGAGGCCGCGCCCGCCTTGAGCAGCACGCCGGGCGGGCTGCCATAG
- a CDS encoding MFS transporter: protein MKPSPSPDGNAPATPALLVLLLAAACALSVANVYYAQPLLDAIGREFHLDEAAVGIVVTATQLGCALALFFVVPLGDLLDRRRLMLGQLALLVLALAAVASAANPPWLLAGMVALGLLGTAMTQGLLALSAALAAPSERGRVVGAAQGGVVIGLLLARTLAGVLADLWGWRAVYLASAGLSALLAVALARWLPRRRLPAAGLRYGALLRSVFTLLATERVLRVRGMIALLMFAAFSAFWTALVLPLSAPPHALSHTAVGAFGLVGVVGVLMAARAGRSADAGHGQRTTAMGLALLCLAWVPIAFLDRSLWLLAVGVLALDLALQALHVTNQAMIFSIGAQAHSRLVAGYMLFYAVGSGLGSIAATAVYARAGWLGVCVLGAGISVAALLFWAATAPRAARAACPADGRART, encoded by the coding sequence ATGAAACCCTCCCCCTCGCCGGACGGCAACGCGCCCGCTACGCCCGCCCTGCTGGTCTTGCTGCTGGCCGCGGCCTGCGCCCTGAGCGTGGCGAACGTCTACTACGCGCAGCCCCTGCTGGACGCCATCGGACGGGAATTCCACCTGGACGAGGCGGCGGTCGGCATCGTCGTCACCGCCACCCAGCTCGGCTGCGCGCTGGCCCTGTTCTTCGTGGTGCCGCTGGGCGACCTGCTGGACCGCCGCCGGCTGATGCTGGGGCAACTGGCCCTGCTGGTGCTGGCCCTGGCCGCGGTGGCGAGCGCGGCGAATCCGCCATGGCTGCTGGCGGGCATGGTGGCGCTTGGCCTGCTGGGCACCGCGATGACGCAGGGCCTGCTGGCGCTGTCCGCGGCGCTGGCGGCCCCGTCCGAGCGCGGGCGCGTCGTGGGCGCGGCGCAGGGCGGGGTGGTGATCGGCCTGCTGCTGGCGCGCACGCTGGCCGGCGTGCTGGCGGACCTGTGGGGCTGGCGCGCGGTGTACCTGGCCTCGGCTGGCCTGTCCGCCTTGCTGGCCGTGGCGCTGGCCCGCTGGCTGCCGCGGCGGCGCCTGCCCGCCGCGGGCCTGCGTTACGGCGCGCTGCTGCGCTCGGTGTTCACCTTGCTGGCGACCGAGCGCGTCCTGCGGGTGCGCGGCATGATCGCGCTGTTGATGTTCGCCGCGTTCAGCGCCTTCTGGACCGCGCTGGTGCTGCCGCTGAGCGCGCCGCCGCATGCCTTGTCGCACACCGCGGTGGGCGCGTTCGGGCTGGTGGGGGTGGTGGGCGTGCTGATGGCGGCGCGCGCCGGACGGTCGGCGGATGCCGGCCATGGCCAGCGCACCACCGCGATGGGCCTGGCGTTGCTGTGCCTGGCCTGGGTGCCCATCGCCTTCCTGGACCGCAGCCTGTGGCTGCTCGCGGTCGGCGTGCTGGCGCTGGACCTCGCCCTGCAGGCGCTGCATGTGACCAACCAGGCCATGATTTTCAGCATCGGCGCGCAGGCGCACAGCCGCCTGGTGGCGGGCTACATGTTGTTCTACGCGGTGGGCAGCGGACTGGGGTCGATCGCGGCCACGGCCGTGTATGCGCGGGCCGGCTGGCTGGGCGTCTGCGTGCTGGGCGCGGGCATCAGCGTGGCGGCGTTGCTGTTCTGGGCAGCGACGGCCCCGCGCGCGGCGCGCGCCGCCTGTCCCGCGGACGGGCGGGCGCGCACCTAG
- a CDS encoding transketolase family protein, with the protein MSRASTPQKPRLTTSAMIASIASEGQRVRAAPFGKALVDYAQSRPDVVGLTADLAKYTDLHLFAQAYPERFFQMGMAEQLLMGAAGGMAKEGLVPFATTYAVFGTRRAYDFIHQVIAEENLNVKICCALPGLTTGYGPSHQATEDLAMMRGIPGLTIVDPCDALDIEQAVPQIAEHQGPVYMRLLRGQVPLVLDEIEGYRFELGKAKMLREGGDVLIISSGIMTMRALEAAEDLARDNIGVAVMHSPTIKPLDEASLVEAVRYKHRLVVVAENHSVIGGLGEAVASALLRHRVQPARFQLAGLPDAFLDAGALPTLHDRYGISREALAARIRRWLD; encoded by the coding sequence ATGAGCCGCGCCAGCACCCCGCAAAAACCCCGCCTCACCACGTCGGCCATGATCGCGTCGATCGCCTCGGAGGGACAGCGCGTCCGGGCCGCTCCCTTCGGCAAGGCCCTGGTCGACTACGCGCAGTCCCGGCCGGACGTCGTGGGACTGACCGCCGACCTGGCCAAGTACACCGACCTGCACCTGTTCGCGCAGGCCTATCCCGAACGCTTTTTCCAAATGGGCATGGCCGAGCAACTGCTCATGGGCGCGGCCGGCGGCATGGCCAAAGAGGGCCTCGTGCCGTTTGCCACGACCTATGCCGTGTTCGGCACGCGCCGCGCGTACGACTTCATCCACCAGGTGATCGCCGAAGAGAACCTGAATGTGAAGATCTGCTGCGCGCTCCCGGGGCTGACCACCGGCTACGGGCCCAGCCACCAGGCCACCGAGGACCTGGCCATGATGCGCGGCATTCCGGGCCTGACCATCGTCGACCCCTGCGACGCGCTGGACATCGAACAGGCCGTTCCGCAGATCGCCGAACACCAGGGACCGGTGTACATGCGGCTGCTGCGCGGGCAGGTGCCGCTGGTGCTGGACGAGATCGAGGGCTACCGCTTCGAACTGGGCAAGGCGAAGATGCTGCGCGAAGGCGGCGACGTGCTGATCATTTCGAGCGGCATCATGACCATGCGCGCGCTGGAGGCCGCCGAGGACCTGGCGCGGGACAACATCGGCGTAGCGGTGATGCACAGCCCGACCATCAAGCCCCTGGACGAGGCCAGTCTGGTCGAGGCGGTGCGCTACAAGCACCGGCTGGTGGTCGTGGCCGAGAACCATTCGGTGATCGGCGGGTTGGGCGAGGCCGTGGCCAGCGCCCTGCTGCGGCACCGCGTGCAACCGGCCCGGTTCCAGCTGGCCGGGCTGCCGGACGCCTTCCTGGACGCGGGCGCCCTGCCCACGCTGCATGACCGCTACGGCATCAGCCGCGAAGCGCTGGCCGCCCGCATCCGGCGCTGGCTGGATTGA
- a CDS encoding LysR family transcriptional regulator, giving the protein MNRFHEMTVFLAVADAGSFAAAARRLQMSAPTVTRSVAALERRLGALLLVRTTRSLRLTEAGQRYAADCRRILDDVEQADDAAAGAMAAPRGALAITAPALFGELHVMPAVLGYLREHRQVSVRALLVDRVVNLVDEDIDVAVRIGALPDSSLTAVPVGHVRRVVCASPDFLRERGVPETPDALHRFCTITAAMEGRAPQWRFVQDNQIQRLNVQSQLTVTSFQAAVMAAREGWGLTQVMSYQVAPHLASGALQVVLREFEMPPVPVHVVYPEGRKSSAKVRSFVEFCVQALRRDLAALPA; this is encoded by the coding sequence GTGAACCGATTCCATGAGATGACGGTATTTCTTGCCGTGGCCGACGCGGGCAGCTTTGCCGCGGCGGCGCGGCGCCTGCAGATGTCGGCGCCCACCGTCACGCGCAGCGTCGCCGCGCTGGAGCGCCGCCTGGGCGCGTTGCTGCTGGTGCGCACCACGCGCAGCCTGCGCCTGACCGAAGCGGGCCAGCGTTATGCGGCCGACTGCCGCCGCATTCTGGACGACGTCGAACAGGCGGACGACGCCGCGGCGGGGGCCATGGCCGCGCCGCGCGGCGCGCTCGCCATCACCGCGCCCGCGCTGTTCGGCGAACTGCACGTCATGCCGGCCGTGCTGGGCTATCTGCGCGAGCATCGCCAGGTTTCGGTGCGCGCGCTGCTGGTGGATCGCGTGGTCAATCTTGTGGACGAGGACATCGACGTGGCCGTGCGCATCGGTGCGTTGCCGGATTCCTCGCTGACCGCGGTGCCGGTCGGCCACGTGCGCCGCGTGGTCTGCGCATCGCCGGATTTCCTGCGCGAGCGCGGCGTGCCCGAAACCCCCGACGCCCTGCATCGCTTCTGCACGATCACCGCGGCGATGGAGGGCAGGGCGCCGCAGTGGCGTTTCGTGCAGGACAACCAGATCCAGCGGCTCAACGTGCAGTCCCAGCTCACCGTCACCTCGTTCCAGGCCGCAGTCATGGCCGCCCGCGAGGGCTGGGGCCTGACGCAGGTGATGTCCTACCAGGTGGCGCCGCACCTGGCCAGTGGCGCGCTGCAGGTGGTGCTGCGTGAATTCGAGATGCCGCCCGTGCCGGTCCACGTGGTGTACCCGGAAGGGCGCAAAAGCTCGGCCAAGGTGCGCAGCTTCGTGGAATTCTGCGTGCAGGCCCTGCGCCGGGACCTGGCCGCGCTGCCGGCCTGA